In Streptomyces sp. NBC_01551, one DNA window encodes the following:
- a CDS encoding cobalamin biosynthesis protein: protein MRADRVYAYGAAAGLIGDRILGDPRRGHPVAAFGRAAAAVERALWRDDRVRGAVHTLVCAGGAAVVGALGARAVRSRPAVARIALTAAATWAVVGGTSLGREARAIGGALAAGDAEVARERLPHLCGRDPHSLDEQQMARAVVESVAENTSDAVVGALVWGAAAGVPGLLAFRAVNTLDAMVGHKSPRYLRYGWASARLDDLAGWPGARLTALAAVVAGPDRRGAVRAWRADAAEHPSPNAGPVEASFAGALGVRLGGTLAYGGRVEHRAVLNGEAGRPVEVADIERAVRLSRQVTWLALGTCVALRCAVSRWVGRGRA, encoded by the coding sequence ATGCGTGCCGACCGCGTCTACGCGTACGGCGCCGCGGCGGGCCTGATCGGCGACCGGATCCTCGGTGATCCGCGCCGAGGGCACCCCGTGGCCGCCTTCGGACGAGCCGCCGCTGCCGTCGAGCGCGCCCTGTGGCGCGACGACCGCGTGCGGGGCGCCGTGCACACCCTGGTGTGCGCGGGGGGCGCTGCCGTCGTCGGTGCGCTGGGCGCCCGCGCCGTGCGCTCCCGGCCCGCTGTGGCCCGTATCGCCCTCACCGCCGCCGCCACCTGGGCCGTCGTGGGCGGCACCTCGCTGGGCCGCGAGGCCCGCGCCATCGGCGGGGCGCTCGCCGCCGGGGACGCCGAGGTGGCCCGCGAGCGGCTGCCGCACCTGTGCGGGCGCGACCCGCACTCCCTGGACGAGCAGCAGATGGCCCGCGCGGTGGTGGAGTCCGTCGCCGAGAACACCTCCGACGCCGTGGTCGGGGCACTGGTCTGGGGCGCCGCCGCCGGAGTCCCCGGGCTGCTGGCGTTCCGCGCCGTGAACACCCTGGACGCGATGGTGGGCCACAAGTCCCCCCGCTACCTGCGCTACGGCTGGGCCTCGGCCCGGCTCGACGATCTCGCGGGCTGGCCGGGGGCGCGCCTGACGGCGCTGGCCGCCGTGGTGGCCGGCCCCGACCGGCGGGGAGCCGTACGGGCCTGGCGCGCGGACGCCGCCGAGCACCCGAGCCCGAACGCCGGGCCGGTGGAGGCCTCGTTCGCGGGGGCGCTCGGCGTCCGGCTGGGCGGGACGCTGGCGTACGGCGGCCGCGTCGAGCACCGGGCCGTGCTGAACGGCGAGGCGGGGCGGCCCGTGGAGGTCGCTGACATCGAGCGGGCGGTGCGGCTGTCGCGGCAGGTGACGTGGCTGGCGCTGGGCACGTGTGTGGCACTGCGGTGTGCGGTGTCACGGTGGGTTGGGAGGGGACGCGCGTGA
- a CDS encoding cobyric acid synthase, whose product MGGGLLVAGTTSDAGKSVVTAGICRWLARQGVKVAPFKAQNMSLNSFVTREGAEIGRAQAMQAQAARVEPTALMNPVLLKPGSDRSSQVVLLGKPVGEMSARGYHGGRQEQLLGVVTDCLEQLRGTYDAVICEGAGSPAEINLRRTDIVNMGIARAARFPVVVVGDIDRGGVFASFFGTTALLSPQDQSLIAGYLVNKFRGDVSLLEPGMEMLRGLTGRATYGVLPFRHGLGIDEEDGLRVSLRGAVRESVVAPPVGEDVLRVAVCAVPLMSNFTDVDALAAEPGVVVRFVDRAEELADADLVVVPGTRGTVRALEWLRERGLADALARRAAQGRPVLGICGGFQALGEHIEDEVESRAGSVDGLGLLPVRVRFEREKTLARPVGSALGEPVTGYEIHHGVAEVLGGEPFLDGCRVGAVWGTHWHGSLESDGFRRAFLREVAAAAGRRFVPAPDTSFGALREEQLDLLGDLIEEHADTAGLLRLIETGAPSGLPFLPPGAP is encoded by the coding sequence CTGGGCGGCGGACTCCTCGTCGCCGGTACGACGTCGGACGCGGGCAAGAGCGTGGTCACGGCCGGCATCTGCCGGTGGCTGGCCCGGCAGGGCGTGAAGGTCGCCCCGTTCAAGGCGCAGAACATGTCGCTGAACTCGTTCGTGACGCGCGAGGGCGCGGAGATCGGGCGGGCACAGGCGATGCAGGCGCAAGCCGCCCGCGTGGAGCCGACGGCGCTGATGAACCCGGTGCTGCTCAAGCCCGGCAGTGACCGCAGCAGCCAGGTGGTGCTGCTGGGCAAGCCGGTGGGCGAGATGAGCGCCCGGGGCTACCACGGCGGCCGCCAGGAGCAGCTGCTCGGCGTCGTCACGGACTGCCTGGAGCAGCTGCGGGGCACGTATGACGCCGTGATCTGCGAGGGGGCGGGCAGTCCGGCCGAGATCAACCTGCGGCGGACGGACATCGTGAACATGGGGATCGCGCGGGCCGCGCGGTTCCCGGTGGTCGTGGTCGGCGACATCGACCGGGGCGGGGTCTTCGCGTCGTTCTTCGGTACGACGGCGCTGCTGTCGCCGCAGGACCAGTCGCTGATCGCGGGCTACCTGGTCAACAAGTTCCGGGGCGACGTCTCGCTGCTGGAGCCCGGCATGGAGATGCTGCGCGGGCTGACGGGGCGGGCCACGTACGGCGTGCTGCCGTTCCGGCACGGCCTCGGCATCGACGAGGAGGACGGGCTCCGGGTCTCCCTGCGGGGCGCGGTCCGCGAGTCGGTGGTGGCGCCGCCGGTCGGCGAGGACGTGCTGCGGGTCGCGGTGTGTGCGGTGCCGCTGATGTCGAACTTCACGGACGTCGACGCGCTCGCGGCGGAGCCGGGGGTCGTGGTGCGGTTCGTGGACCGGGCGGAGGAGCTGGCCGACGCGGACCTGGTCGTCGTCCCGGGGACGCGGGGCACCGTGAGGGCGCTGGAGTGGCTGCGCGAGCGCGGGCTCGCCGATGCCCTGGCGCGGCGGGCCGCCCAGGGCCGCCCGGTGCTGGGCATCTGCGGCGGGTTCCAGGCGCTGGGCGAGCACATCGAGGACGAGGTCGAGTCGCGGGCGGGGTCGGTGGACGGGCTCGGGCTGCTGCCGGTACGGGTCCGCTTCGAGCGGGAGAAGACGCTGGCGCGGCCGGTCGGCTCCGCGCTGGGCGAACCGGTGACGGGGTACGAGATCCACCACGGCGTGGCCGAGGTGCTGGGCGGGGAGCCCTTCCTGGACGGCTGCCGGGTGGGGGCGGTGTGGGGGACGCACTGGCACGGGTCGCTGGAGTCGGACGGCTTCCGGCGGGCGTTCCTCCGGGAGGTGGCGGCGGCGGCCGGGCGCCGCTTCGTGCCTGCTCCCGACACGTCCTTCGGGGCGCTGCGGGAGGAGCAGCTGGACCTGCTGGGCGACCTGATCGAGGAGCACGCCGATACCGCCGGGCTGCTCCGCCTGATCGAGACCGGAGCCCCGTCGGGCCTCCCCTTCCTCCCCCCGGGTGCCCCGTGA
- a CDS encoding putative cobaltochelatase → MSTPYPFTAVVGQTDLRLALLLNAVSPAVGGVLVRGEKGTAKSTAVRALSALLPQVDVVPGCRFSCAPAAPDPACPDGPHESGPGTTRPARMVELPVGASEDRLVGALDIERALAEGVKAFEPGLLADAHRGILYVDEVNLLHDHLIDLLLDAAAMGASYVEREGVSVRHAARFLLVGTMNPEEGELRPQLLDRFGLTVEVAASREPAQRVEVVRRRLAYEDDPAGFASRWAGDEHEVRARVVAARALLPKVSLGDTALLQIAATCAGFEVDGMRADIVMARTATALAAWAGRTDVRKEDVRQAALLALPHRRRRNPFDAPGLDEDMLDRILDEFPDEEPEPEPDPDPEPGSEGPEGPDDNGPDDGGPDGGPGGLPPQEAGPEAPDAPDAPETEPRPDPAEAPEPQPSAQENGGAGPEQAAVRAAEPFRTKMLSVPGLGEGASGRRSRARTAHGRTTGAQRPRGHLTKLHLTATIQAAAPHQKARGRSGRGLVVRKDDLRQATREGREGNLVLFVVDASGSMAARQRMSAVKGAVLSLLLDAYQRRDKVGLITFRGAAAELALPPTSSVDAAAARLEQLPTGGRTPLASGLLKAHEVLRIERLRDPSRRPLLVVVTDGRATSAGALGGDPRELSRRSARILAAEHVASVVVDCESGPVRLGLAGALAADLGGPAVTLVGLRADSLAGLVKNVRTAVTSQSSPTNRRAA, encoded by the coding sequence ATGAGCACGCCCTACCCGTTCACCGCAGTGGTCGGCCAGACCGACCTGCGGCTGGCGCTCCTGCTCAACGCCGTGAGCCCAGCGGTCGGCGGCGTGCTCGTGCGCGGCGAGAAGGGGACCGCCAAGTCCACCGCCGTCCGCGCGCTGTCCGCGCTGCTGCCGCAGGTGGACGTCGTACCCGGCTGCCGGTTCAGCTGCGCGCCCGCCGCGCCCGACCCGGCCTGCCCCGACGGCCCCCACGAGAGCGGCCCCGGCACCACGCGCCCCGCGCGCATGGTCGAGTTGCCGGTCGGCGCCTCCGAGGACCGCCTCGTCGGCGCCCTCGACATCGAGCGCGCCCTCGCCGAGGGCGTCAAGGCCTTCGAGCCCGGCCTGCTCGCCGACGCGCACCGGGGGATCCTCTACGTCGACGAGGTCAACCTCCTCCACGACCACCTGATCGACCTGCTCCTCGACGCCGCCGCGATGGGCGCCTCGTACGTCGAGCGCGAGGGCGTCTCCGTCCGGCACGCCGCCCGGTTCCTGCTGGTCGGCACCATGAACCCGGAGGAGGGCGAGCTCCGCCCGCAGCTCCTGGACCGGTTCGGGCTCACCGTCGAGGTGGCCGCCTCCCGCGAGCCCGCGCAACGCGTCGAGGTCGTGCGCCGACGACTCGCCTACGAGGACGATCCGGCGGGCTTCGCGTCCCGGTGGGCCGGGGACGAGCACGAGGTCCGCGCCCGGGTGGTGGCCGCGCGGGCGCTGCTCCCGAAGGTCTCGCTCGGCGACACCGCGCTGCTTCAGATCGCGGCGACCTGCGCCGGGTTCGAGGTCGACGGGATGCGCGCCGACATCGTGATGGCCCGGACCGCGACGGCGCTGGCCGCCTGGGCCGGGCGGACCGACGTGCGCAAGGAGGACGTCCGCCAGGCCGCCCTGCTGGCGCTCCCCCACCGGCGGCGCCGCAACCCGTTCGACGCGCCCGGGCTCGACGAGGACATGCTCGACCGGATCCTCGACGAGTTCCCCGACGAGGAGCCGGAGCCCGAGCCGGACCCCGACCCGGAGCCCGGCTCCGAGGGTCCCGAGGGCCCCGACGACAACGGCCCGGACGACGGCGGGCCCGACGGCGGCCCCGGCGGCCTGCCCCCGCAGGAGGCCGGCCCCGAGGCCCCCGACGCACCCGACGCACCCGAGACCGAGCCGCGGCCCGACCCGGCGGAGGCTCCCGAGCCGCAGCCCTCCGCTCAGGAGAACGGGGGCGCCGGGCCCGAGCAGGCCGCCGTACGCGCCGCCGAGCCGTTCCGGACCAAGATGCTCAGCGTGCCCGGCCTCGGCGAGGGCGCGTCCGGGCGGCGCTCCCGCGCCCGCACCGCCCACGGCCGCACCACCGGCGCCCAGCGCCCGCGCGGGCACCTGACGAAGCTGCACCTGACCGCCACCATCCAGGCCGCCGCCCCGCACCAGAAGGCCCGCGGGCGCAGCGGGCGCGGGCTGGTGGTCCGCAAGGACGACCTCCGGCAGGCCACCCGGGAGGGCCGCGAGGGCAACCTCGTGCTGTTCGTCGTCGACGCCTCCGGCTCGATGGCCGCCCGGCAGCGCATGAGCGCGGTCAAGGGCGCGGTGCTGTCCCTGCTGCTGGACGCCTACCAGCGCCGCGACAAGGTCGGCCTGATCACCTTCCGCGGCGCCGCCGCCGAGCTGGCGCTGCCGCCGACCTCCTCGGTCGACGCCGCCGCGGCCCGGCTGGAGCAGCTGCCGACCGGCGGCCGGACCCCGCTGGCCTCCGGGCTGCTCAAGGCGCACGAGGTGCTGCGGATCGAGCGGCTGCGGGATCCGAGCCGGCGGCCGCTGCTGGTGGTCGTCACCGACGGCCGGGCCACCTCGGCCGGGGCGCTCGGCGGGGATCCCCGTGAGCTCTCCCGGCGCAGCGCCCGCATACTGGCCGCCGAGCACGTCGCCTCGGTGGTCGTCGACTGCGAATCGGGGCCGGTCCGGCTGGGGCTGGCCGGGGCGCTCGCCGCCGACCTCGGCGGGCCCGCCGTCACCCTCGTCGGGCTGCGGGCCGACTCGCTGGCCGGACTAGTGAAGAACGTACGTACCGCAGTGACCTCTCAGTCATCACCCACCAACAGGAGGGCCGCGTAA
- the cobO gene encoding cob(I)yrinic acid a,c-diamide adenosyltransferase, protein MPQGQPTSVPDDGLTTRQRRNRPLVFVHTGPGKGKSTAAFGLALRAWNQGWPIGVFQFVKSAKWKVGEENALKVLGASGEGGSVVWHKMGEGWSWVQRDAQLDNEQAAKEGWEQVKRDLAAETHKLYVLDEFAYPMHWGWIDVDEVIEVLRNRPGTQHVVITGRNAPEKLVEFADLVTEMTKIKHPMDAGQKGQKGIEW, encoded by the coding sequence ATGCCGCAGGGACAGCCGACCAGCGTTCCGGACGACGGACTCACGACGCGCCAGCGCCGCAACCGCCCGCTCGTCTTCGTCCACACCGGCCCGGGCAAGGGCAAGTCGACGGCGGCCTTCGGGCTGGCGCTGCGCGCGTGGAACCAGGGCTGGCCGATCGGGGTGTTCCAGTTCGTCAAGTCGGCGAAGTGGAAGGTCGGCGAGGAGAACGCGCTCAAGGTGCTGGGCGCCTCCGGCGAGGGCGGCTCGGTCGTCTGGCACAAGATGGGCGAGGGCTGGTCCTGGGTCCAGCGCGACGCGCAGCTCGACAACGAGCAGGCTGCGAAGGAGGGCTGGGAGCAGGTCAAGCGCGACCTGGCCGCCGAGACGCACAAGCTGTACGTGCTGGACGAGTTCGCGTACCCCATGCACTGGGGCTGGATCGACGTGGACGAGGTCATCGAGGTGCTGCGCAACCGTCCGGGTACGCAGCACGTGGTGATCACGGGGCGCAACGCGCCGGAGAAGCTGGTGGAGTTCGCGGACCTGGTCACCGAGATGACCAAGATCAAGCACCCGATGGACGCCGGCCAGAAGGGCCAGAAGGGCATCGAGTGGTGA
- a CDS encoding cobyrinate a,c-diamide synthase, translating to MNVPRLVIAAPSSGSGKTTVATGLMAAFSERGLAVSPHKAGPDYIDPGYHALATGRPGRNLDAFMCGPELIAPLFAHGAAGCDLAVVEGVMGLYDGAAGRGELASTAQVAKLLRAPVVLVVDASSQSRSVAALVHGFASFDPQVRLGGVILNKVGSDRHEAMLREALEEAGTPVLGVLRRAPQVAAPSRHLGLVPVAERHTDALASVSALAAQVRAGCDLDALMALARTAPPLHCEAWSPRAASPAFDTLGVPPAVAGGGPGDGAPGNGAAPVIAVAGGAAFTFSYAEHVELLTAAGAEVVTFDPLRDEALPTGTTGLVIGGGFPEMYAPELSANEPLRKAVADFAAAGGPVAAECAGLLYLARSLDGKPMCGVLDADARMSERLTLGYREAVAVSDSPLAATGTRLRGHEFHRTVIEPGSGAAPAWGFTHPERRVEGFVQQGVHASYLHTHWAAEPSVALRFTRAAAAAATTATRP from the coding sequence GTGAACGTGCCGCGACTGGTCATCGCCGCGCCGTCCTCCGGCAGCGGCAAGACGACCGTCGCGACGGGCCTGATGGCGGCCTTCTCGGAGCGCGGCCTCGCCGTGTCCCCGCACAAGGCCGGGCCCGACTACATCGACCCGGGCTACCACGCGCTGGCCACGGGGCGGCCGGGGCGGAACCTGGACGCCTTCATGTGCGGGCCGGAGCTGATCGCTCCGCTGTTCGCGCACGGGGCGGCGGGGTGTGACCTGGCGGTGGTCGAGGGCGTCATGGGGCTCTACGACGGGGCCGCGGGGCGGGGCGAGCTGGCGTCGACGGCGCAGGTGGCGAAGCTGCTGCGGGCGCCGGTGGTACTGGTCGTCGACGCGTCGTCGCAGTCGCGGTCGGTGGCGGCGCTGGTGCACGGCTTCGCCTCGTTCGACCCACAGGTGCGGCTGGGGGGCGTGATCCTGAACAAGGTCGGCTCCGACCGCCACGAGGCGATGCTGCGGGAGGCGCTGGAGGAGGCCGGGACGCCGGTCCTCGGCGTCCTGCGGCGGGCTCCGCAGGTGGCCGCGCCGTCGCGGCACCTGGGGCTGGTCCCGGTGGCCGAACGGCACACCGACGCCCTGGCCTCGGTGTCGGCACTGGCCGCGCAGGTCCGGGCGGGCTGCGACCTGGACGCCCTGATGGCCCTGGCCCGCACGGCCCCGCCGCTGCACTGCGAGGCCTGGTCCCCCCGTGCGGCCTCGCCGGCGTTCGACACACTGGGGGTACCCCCAGCGGTAGCCGGGGGAGGGCCCGGGGACGGCGCCCCCGGCAACGGCGCGGCACCGGTCATCGCCGTCGCCGGCGGGGCCGCGTTCACGTTCTCCTACGCCGAGCACGTGGAGCTGCTCACCGCCGCCGGGGCGGAGGTCGTCACCTTCGACCCGCTGCGCGACGAGGCGCTCCCCACCGGCACCACCGGCCTGGTGATCGGCGGCGGGTTCCCGGAGATGTACGCACCGGAGCTGTCCGCCAACGAACCGCTCCGCAAGGCCGTCGCAGACTTCGCCGCGGCCGGCGGCCCGGTCGCCGCCGAGTGCGCCGGGCTGCTGTACCTCGCCCGCTCGCTCGACGGCAAGCCGATGTGCGGGGTCCTCGACGCCGACGCCCGGATGTCGGAGCGGCTCACGCTCGGCTACCGCGAGGCGGTGGCGGTGTCCGACAGCCCGCTCGCCGCCACCGGCACCCGGCTGCGCGGGCACGAGTTCCACCGCACGGTGATCGAGCCCGGCTCGGGAGCCGCGCCGGCGTGGGGGTTCACGCATCCCGAACGCCGCGTCGAGGGCTTCGTACAGCAGGGCGTGCACGCCAGCTACCTGCACACGCACTGGGCGGCGGAGCCCTCGGTGGCCCTCCGCTTCACCCGAGCGGCGGCAGCGGCGGCGACGACGGCAACCCGCCCGTGA
- a CDS encoding ZIP family metal transporter, with protein MAVIVALGAFLMTLAGGWTAQRVTDRRHLVLGLAGGLMLGVVGLDLLPESLHAAGREVFGVPLALLLFVAGFLVAHVVERLLAVRQAAHGAENGGRVPQVGLTAAAAMVGHSLADGVALGAAFQVGGGMGVAVALAVITHDFADGFNTYTLTRLYGNERRKAVMMLFADAAAPVVGAASTLLFTLPEEPLGAYLGFFGGVLLYLAAAEILPEAHHEHPALSTLMCTVGGVAGIWLVVGLAD; from the coding sequence ATGGCCGTGATCGTGGCGTTGGGCGCGTTCCTGATGACCCTGGCGGGCGGGTGGACGGCGCAGCGCGTCACCGACCGCCGCCACCTCGTGCTGGGCCTCGCCGGCGGGCTGATGCTCGGCGTCGTCGGCCTCGACCTGCTGCCGGAGTCGCTGCACGCGGCGGGCCGCGAGGTGTTCGGCGTACCGCTCGCCCTGCTGCTGTTCGTGGCCGGGTTCCTGGTCGCGCACGTGGTGGAGCGGCTGCTGGCGGTACGTCAGGCCGCGCACGGCGCCGAGAACGGGGGCCGGGTGCCCCAGGTCGGGCTGACGGCGGCCGCCGCGATGGTCGGGCACAGCCTCGCCGACGGCGTGGCGCTGGGCGCGGCCTTCCAGGTCGGCGGCGGGATGGGGGTGGCCGTCGCGCTGGCCGTCATCACCCACGACTTCGCCGACGGGTTCAACACGTACACGCTGACCCGGCTGTACGGAAACGAGCGCCGCAAGGCCGTGATGATGCTCTTCGCGGACGCGGCGGCCCCCGTGGTGGGCGCGGCGTCCACCCTGCTGTTCACCCTTCCGGAGGAACCCCTCGGGGCGTACCTCGGCTTCTTCGGGGGTGTCCTGCTGTACCTGGCCGCCGCCGAGATCCTGCCCGAGGCGCACCACGAGCACCCCGCCCTGTCCACGCTGATGTGCACGGTGGGCGGGGTGGCCGGGATCTGGCTCGTGGTGGGCCTCGCGGACTGA
- the cobC gene encoding Rv2231c family pyridoxal phosphate-dependent protein CobC: protein MGEYTTRLVVGVGGRAGVSVAEVCALVEETLRGAGLPVEAVTALATVDSKAGEPGIAGAAERFGVPLIGYRAEELAAVAVPHPSDAVRDATGTPSVAEAAALAGGGELLVPKRRSVAATCAVATAHAHDLRHHGDAEVMDAGGALVDLAVNVRSETPPEWLKQRIAASLGDLAAYPDGRAARAAVAARHELPVERVLLTAGAAEAFVLIARALGAVRPVVVHPQFTEPESALRDAGHRVRRVLLKAADGFRLDPAAVPEDADLVVVGNPTNPTSVLHPAATLAALARPGRILVVDEAFMDAVPGEREALAGRMDVPGLVVLRSLTKTWGLAGLRIGYVLAEPEVIAKLAAAQPLWPVSTPALVAAEACVAPAALAEAEAAARRIAVDRAHLLAGLTEFEEITVSGVAEGPFVLIRVAGAAEVRTRLRALGFAVRRGDTFPGLDRSWLRIAVRDRATTGRLLQALDHALALAAR, encoded by the coding sequence GTGGGCGAGTACACGACGCGGCTGGTGGTCGGGGTCGGTGGCCGCGCGGGGGTCTCGGTGGCGGAGGTGTGCGCGCTGGTCGAGGAGACGCTGCGGGGGGCCGGGCTGCCGGTCGAGGCGGTGACGGCGCTGGCCACGGTGGACTCGAAGGCCGGGGAGCCGGGGATCGCGGGGGCGGCGGAACGTTTCGGCGTGCCGCTGATCGGCTACCGCGCCGAGGAACTGGCCGCGGTGGCCGTACCGCATCCCTCCGACGCCGTACGGGACGCCACCGGGACCCCCTCGGTGGCGGAGGCCGCGGCGCTCGCGGGCGGCGGGGAACTCCTCGTACCCAAGCGGCGGTCGGTGGCGGCGACCTGCGCGGTGGCCACGGCGCACGCGCACGACCTGCGCCACCACGGGGACGCGGAGGTGATGGACGCGGGCGGCGCGCTGGTGGACCTGGCGGTGAACGTGCGGTCGGAGACGCCGCCGGAGTGGCTCAAGCAGCGGATCGCCGCCTCGCTCGGGGACCTGGCCGCGTACCCGGACGGGCGGGCGGCGCGGGCGGCCGTGGCGGCCCGGCACGAGCTCCCGGTCGAGCGGGTGCTGCTGACGGCCGGGGCGGCGGAGGCGTTCGTACTGATCGCGCGGGCCCTGGGGGCCGTACGTCCGGTCGTGGTGCACCCGCAGTTCACGGAACCGGAGTCGGCCCTGCGGGACGCCGGGCACCGGGTACGGCGGGTGCTGTTGAAGGCGGCGGACGGCTTCCGGCTGGACCCGGCGGCGGTACCGGAGGACGCCGACCTGGTGGTGGTCGGGAACCCGACCAACCCGACGTCGGTCCTGCACCCGGCGGCCACGCTGGCCGCCCTGGCCCGGCCGGGCCGGATCCTGGTGGTGGACGAGGCGTTCATGGACGCGGTCCCGGGTGAACGGGAGGCCCTGGCCGGGCGGATGGACGTCCCCGGGCTGGTGGTCCTGCGGAGCCTGACGAAGACGTGGGGGCTGGCGGGGCTGCGGATCGGCTACGTACTGGCCGAGCCGGAGGTGATCGCGAAGCTGGCGGCCGCGCAGCCGCTGTGGCCGGTGTCGACGCCTGCGCTGGTGGCGGCCGAGGCGTGTGTCGCCCCGGCGGCGCTGGCGGAGGCTGAGGCCGCGGCCCGGCGGATCGCGGTGGACCGGGCGCATCTGCTGGCCGGGCTCACGGAGTTCGAGGAGATCACGGTGTCCGGGGTGGCGGAGGGTCCGTTCGTCCTGATCCGGGTGGCGGGCGCCGCGGAGGTACGGACCCGGTTGCGCGCCCTGGGCTTCGCCGTCCGCCGCGGCGACACGTTCCCGGGCCTGGACCGCTCCTGGCTCCGCATCGCGGTCCGAGACCGCGCGACGACGGGCCGCCTCCTCCAGGCCCTCGACCACGCCCTGGCGCTGGCCGCGCGCTGA
- a CDS encoding CapA family protein, whose amino-acid sequence MKASAKIAAAVAGLAVVGGGIYAVPTLLDDGGKGATQQRLQGKAGGKTGTPAPEGKPFTLVATGDIIPYPSIIERSAADAGGKGHDFRKILAGVKPIVSAADVAICHHEIPYGEPGGPYTGYPTFKAPHELADALKDTGYESCSTASNHTLDAGYAGLARTLDHLDRVGIKHVGSARSAAEAKAPALVTAGGAKIAQLSYTYGTNGIPLPQDKPWSVNLIDQKRIIEDARAARAAGAQVVVLSVHWGTEWQTAPDQQQRELAQALTASKGADGLPDIDLIIGTHNHVPQPYEKINGTWVVFGMGDQVASFVPADKLRGNQSSIPRFTFSPAASHPGRWEVTKAEYLTQYSDMGPPFRVVCASCAPGDSAVGAAKQKEYAAIDKQVTMAVMSRGAGGQGLEHATR is encoded by the coding sequence ATGAAGGCATCGGCCAAGATAGCCGCGGCCGTGGCCGGGCTGGCGGTCGTGGGCGGCGGGATCTACGCCGTTCCCACGCTGCTCGACGACGGCGGCAAGGGCGCCACACAGCAGCGGCTCCAGGGGAAGGCGGGCGGCAAGACCGGCACCCCCGCGCCCGAGGGCAAGCCGTTCACCCTCGTCGCGACGGGCGACATCATCCCGTACCCCTCGATCATCGAGCGGTCCGCGGCCGACGCGGGCGGCAAGGGGCACGACTTCCGCAAGATACTCGCCGGCGTGAAGCCCATCGTCTCCGCCGCCGACGTGGCGATATGCCACCACGAGATCCCGTACGGGGAACCGGGCGGGCCCTACACCGGCTACCCCACCTTCAAGGCCCCGCACGAGCTGGCCGACGCGCTCAAGGACACCGGGTACGAGAGCTGCTCGACGGCCTCGAACCACACCCTCGACGCCGGTTACGCCGGCCTCGCCCGCACCCTCGACCACCTCGACCGCGTCGGCATCAAGCACGTCGGATCCGCCCGCAGCGCCGCGGAGGCGAAGGCCCCCGCCCTGGTGACCGCGGGCGGCGCGAAGATCGCCCAGCTGTCGTACACGTACGGCACCAACGGCATTCCGCTCCCCCAGGACAAGCCCTGGTCCGTCAACCTGATCGACCAGAAGCGGATCATCGAGGACGCCCGCGCCGCCCGCGCGGCCGGCGCGCAGGTGGTCGTGCTCAGCGTCCACTGGGGCACCGAGTGGCAGACGGCGCCCGACCAGCAGCAGCGCGAGCTGGCGCAGGCGCTGACCGCCTCCAAGGGGGCGGACGGCCTTCCCGACATCGATCTGATCATCGGCACGCACAACCACGTGCCGCAGCCCTACGAGAAGATCAACGGGACCTGGGTCGTCTTCGGCATGGGCGACCAGGTCGCCAGCTTCGTGCCGGCCGACAAGCTCCGCGGCAACCAGTCCTCGATCCCCCGCTTCACCTTCTCCCCGGCGGCCTCGCACCCCGGCCGCTGGGAGGTCACCAAGGCCGAGTACCTGACGCAGTACTCGGACATGGGACCGCCGTTCCGGGTCGTGTGCGCCTCCTGCGCCCCCGGTGACAGCGCCGTCGGCGCCGCCAAGCAGAAGGAGTACGCGGCCATCGACAAGCAGGTCACCATGGCCGTGATGTCACGTGGCGCCGGCGGTCAGGGCCTGGAGCACGCCACCCGCTGA